The segment TTCCGATTTCTGACGAAACTCTTCGCCCCTGACAATCTGCAGATACAATAACCTTATCATGATGAGCGAAAGGGCCAGTGAAACAACCACCAAGAGGATCATGAATCTTCGTTTGAATTCAACCGATTGTTGATCGCTCAGCCGAGCGTGTATTTCCTGCATGCGAGAAGACCTTGAGCCTCCGAAATAGAGAAAAAACCATCGGCGCCAGCAGACCGACGATTATTGCCTGCGGCAAAAAAACATCCCATAAATGCTGGAGCTTGTCCAAATCAAAAGCAAGTTTGTAAAACAATATAACAAGTATTCCTTCAATAAGAGAGCAGCTGCCGACGAATATCATCACGACTGGAATTTTTTCTGCATAAATACGCGGAGAAACAAACTTCGCCAGCCAAAAAAACGCAAGATACAGAAGAGCAAAGAGTCCGGAAACGGAACCCATAAGACAGTCGA is part of the Deltaproteobacteria bacterium genome and harbors:
- the mreD gene encoding rod shape-determining protein MreD; its protein translation is MIANLFFSGELVIEISLLMVLYAGFNLTWIKGGIFCFFIGFLLDCLMGSVSGLFALLYLAFFWLAKFVSPRIYAEKIPVVMIFVGSCSLIEGILVILFYKLAFDLDKLQHLWDVFLPQAIIVGLLAPMVFSLFRRLKVFSHAGNTRSAERSTIG